A single window of Candidatus Deferrimicrobium borealis DNA harbors:
- the gltB gene encoding glutamate synthase large subunit, which produces MTAKSSPFHINASGVPNPTGLYDPKNDHDSCGVGFIARIDGVSLHAVVEQGIRILVNLEHRGALGGDKSTGDGAGLLLEIPDTFFRQMCPGDGLYLPPRGEYAAGMLFLPMDEAVAGRCSGAVERIAAAEGCPVLGWREVPVDPSFLGDLSGSTRPRIRQLFLGRGTHEGDAFERKLYVVRRLAEKEIASWHDVDASQFYISSLSGRTIVYKGLLTGSQLPRFYPDLKNELFMSPYAVVHQRYSTNTLPTWHLAHPFRIAAHNGEINTLRGNINRMRAREANLSSPLFGDDIAKLRPVINESGSDSAIFDNVLELLVMSGRSLPHAVMMMIPESWGSKFQMSEDKRSFYEYHSAIMEPWDGPAAMVFCDGRYLGATLDRNGLRPARYTVTRDGMIVLASETGVMDVPPERIVRRGRLQPGRMLLLDLQQKRIVPDSEIKAAMSRRKPYRKWVKDNKIELRGMFVPSEIPSEDPETLRRKQHAFGYTEEEIKLIITPMASQGQEAIGSMGDDAALAVLSNLPQSLFAYFKQLFAQVTNPPIDPLREELVMSLNSFIGRERNLLDETPEHCRMLKIIQPILTPEDMLRLRGATHPDLAAADLDMLFPAGGDGKALETALARLFVQADKAVRGGATLLILTDRNMNAGRAPIPSLLATAGLHHHLIRRGLRTQASIVVESGEPREVIHFALLLGYGANAICPHTVLSTIRELAESESLEAPLLPGEAVDKYVTSVKKGLLKTFSRMGISTLRSFLGSQIFEAVGLGKDLVEKYFTNTASRIAGIGLSEIAAETVALHRRGFPTDGRWRNADNLLAVGGVYQVRVDGERHLWTPESVYKLQSATRLDDYGIYKEYAALINDQSLAHATLRSLFRFRRGTPVPLDEVEPVEKILPRFVTAAMSFGSISKETHETIAIAMNRIGGRSNSGEGGEDPERNIPLPNGDSTRSRIRQVASGRFGATTEFLVNADELQIKMAQGAKPGEGGQLPGHKVSPEIARIRHTMPYVTLISPPPHHDIYSIEDLAQLIYDLKSVNPRADVSVKLVSEVGVGTIAAGVAKAKADLVLIAGSDGGTGASPLTSIKHTGLPWELGLAETQQALIYNRLRDRIRVQVDGQLKTGRDLAIAALMGAEEFGFGTAVLVSLGCIMMKKCHLNTCPVGVATQDPVLRARFGGAPEYVVRFFRFVSEELREYMAELGFRTVDEMVGRVDLLEVQPAVEHWKAKGLDFSAMLLPPDDGRHSPRHCVRPQEHEVGKALDQEIMTLARSALDRKEPVRIELPIRNVHRSVGAALSGEITRRYGAAGLPDDTIHLTLFGSAGQSFGAFLAPGVTMHVHGDANDYLGKGMSGGRIVVTPPEGATFLPHKNVIVGNVVLYGATGGEAYFHGIAGERFAVRNSGGKAVVEGVGDHGCEYMTGGVVVVLGPTGNNFAAGMSGGLAYVYDETELFDTRCNLDMVDVESVWQEEDIKRLRALIESHFRHTGSQRAAQILENWESRLPLFVKIMPIEYRKSLDRVRMEEEMNTESVSATEEVYRG; this is translated from the coding sequence ATGACAGCGAAGAGCAGCCCGTTTCACATAAACGCCTCCGGCGTGCCGAACCCGACCGGCCTGTACGACCCGAAGAACGACCACGACAGCTGCGGCGTCGGGTTCATCGCGCGGATCGACGGCGTTTCCCTGCACGCCGTTGTCGAGCAGGGGATCCGGATCCTCGTCAACCTGGAGCACCGCGGCGCCCTGGGGGGCGACAAGTCCACCGGCGACGGGGCCGGCCTCCTCCTCGAGATCCCCGACACCTTCTTCCGCCAGATGTGCCCGGGGGACGGACTCTACCTTCCTCCGCGGGGGGAGTACGCCGCGGGGATGCTCTTTCTCCCCATGGACGAAGCGGTCGCCGGGCGATGCTCCGGGGCCGTCGAACGGATCGCCGCCGCGGAAGGGTGCCCGGTCCTCGGGTGGCGCGAGGTGCCGGTCGACCCATCCTTCCTCGGGGATCTCTCCGGCTCCACCCGGCCCCGGATCCGCCAGCTGTTCCTCGGGCGCGGAACCCACGAGGGGGACGCCTTCGAACGGAAGCTCTACGTCGTCCGCCGCCTCGCCGAGAAGGAGATCGCCTCCTGGCACGACGTCGACGCCAGCCAGTTCTACATTTCCAGCCTCTCCGGCCGGACGATCGTCTACAAGGGGCTCCTGACCGGATCCCAGCTCCCGCGGTTCTACCCGGACCTGAAAAACGAGCTCTTCATGAGCCCGTACGCCGTGGTCCACCAGCGGTACAGCACGAACACGCTTCCCACCTGGCACCTGGCGCACCCGTTCCGGATCGCCGCCCACAACGGGGAGATCAACACGCTTCGGGGGAACATCAACCGGATGCGGGCCCGGGAGGCGAACCTCTCCTCTCCGCTGTTCGGCGACGACATCGCGAAGCTGCGCCCCGTCATCAACGAGTCGGGGAGCGATTCCGCCATCTTCGACAACGTCCTCGAGCTGCTCGTGATGTCGGGCCGGTCGCTGCCGCACGCGGTGATGATGATGATCCCCGAGTCGTGGGGCTCCAAGTTCCAGATGAGCGAGGACAAGCGGTCCTTCTACGAGTACCACTCCGCGATCATGGAGCCGTGGGACGGACCGGCGGCGATGGTCTTCTGCGACGGGCGGTACCTGGGCGCCACCCTCGACCGGAACGGGCTGCGTCCCGCCCGGTACACCGTGACCCGCGACGGGATGATCGTCCTCGCCTCGGAGACCGGGGTGATGGACGTTCCGCCGGAACGGATCGTCCGGCGCGGCCGGCTTCAGCCCGGGAGGATGCTCCTCCTCGACCTGCAGCAGAAGCGGATCGTCCCGGACAGCGAGATCAAGGCGGCCATGTCCCGCCGGAAGCCGTACCGGAAGTGGGTCAAGGACAACAAGATCGAACTGAGGGGGATGTTCGTCCCGTCCGAGATCCCCTCCGAAGACCCGGAGACGCTCCGCCGAAAGCAGCACGCCTTCGGCTACACCGAGGAGGAGATCAAGCTCATCATCACCCCGATGGCGTCCCAGGGACAGGAGGCGATCGGCTCGATGGGGGACGACGCGGCGCTGGCGGTCCTCTCGAACCTGCCGCAGTCGCTCTTCGCCTACTTCAAGCAGCTCTTCGCCCAGGTGACGAATCCCCCGATCGACCCGCTCCGCGAGGAGCTGGTGATGTCGCTGAACAGCTTCATCGGGAGGGAGCGGAACCTCCTGGACGAGACCCCGGAGCATTGCCGGATGCTGAAGATCATCCAGCCGATCCTCACCCCGGAGGACATGCTCCGGCTTCGCGGCGCGACCCATCCGGACCTCGCCGCCGCCGACCTCGACATGCTCTTCCCGGCGGGCGGGGACGGGAAGGCCCTCGAGACGGCGCTGGCCAGGCTCTTCGTCCAGGCCGACAAGGCGGTCCGGGGGGGAGCGACCCTTCTCATCCTCACCGACAGGAACATGAACGCCGGCCGCGCGCCGATCCCGTCGCTGCTCGCCACCGCGGGGCTGCACCATCACCTGATCCGCAGGGGTCTGCGGACGCAGGCGTCGATCGTCGTGGAAAGCGGCGAGCCGCGGGAGGTCATCCACTTCGCGCTCCTCCTCGGGTACGGCGCCAACGCGATCTGCCCCCACACGGTCCTCTCCACGATCCGCGAGCTCGCCGAGAGCGAATCGCTCGAGGCGCCGCTGCTGCCGGGAGAGGCGGTGGACAAATACGTCACCTCGGTGAAGAAGGGGCTCCTCAAGACCTTCAGCCGGATGGGGATCTCCACCCTGCGCAGCTTTCTCGGCTCCCAGATCTTCGAGGCGGTGGGGCTTGGGAAGGACCTGGTGGAGAAGTATTTCACCAACACGGCTTCGCGCATCGCCGGGATCGGGCTTTCCGAGATCGCCGCGGAAACCGTGGCGCTGCACCGGCGCGGCTTCCCGACCGACGGTCGCTGGCGGAACGCGGACAACCTTCTCGCCGTGGGCGGCGTCTACCAGGTCCGGGTCGACGGCGAGCGCCACCTGTGGACCCCGGAGTCGGTCTACAAGCTCCAGAGCGCGACCCGCCTGGACGACTACGGGATCTACAAGGAGTACGCGGCGCTCATCAACGACCAGTCGCTCGCGCACGCCACGCTGCGCTCGCTGTTCCGATTCCGCAGGGGAACCCCGGTCCCCCTCGACGAGGTGGAGCCGGTCGAGAAGATCCTGCCGCGATTCGTCACCGCGGCGATGTCGTTCGGCTCCATCAGCAAGGAGACCCACGAGACGATCGCCATCGCGATGAACCGGATCGGCGGACGGAGCAACTCCGGGGAAGGAGGGGAGGATCCCGAACGGAATATCCCGCTCCCGAACGGGGACAGCACGCGGTCCCGGATCCGGCAGGTCGCCTCCGGGCGCTTCGGCGCGACCACCGAGTTCCTCGTGAACGCCGACGAGCTGCAGATCAAGATGGCCCAGGGGGCCAAGCCCGGCGAAGGCGGGCAGCTCCCCGGCCACAAGGTGAGCCCCGAGATCGCCCGGATCCGCCACACGATGCCGTACGTGACGCTCATCTCGCCGCCGCCGCACCACGACATCTACTCCATCGAGGACCTCGCGCAGCTCATCTACGACCTGAAGTCGGTCAACCCGCGGGCGGACGTCTCCGTAAAGCTCGTCTCCGAGGTCGGCGTCGGGACGATCGCGGCCGGGGTCGCCAAGGCGAAAGCCGACCTCGTGCTCATCGCGGGGAGCGACGGCGGCACGGGCGCCTCGCCGCTCACTTCCATCAAGCATACGGGGCTGCCGTGGGAGCTCGGCCTGGCCGAGACCCAGCAGGCGCTGATCTACAACCGGCTTCGCGACCGGATCCGGGTGCAGGTCGACGGGCAGTTGAAGACCGGCCGGGACCTCGCCATCGCGGCGCTGATGGGGGCCGAGGAGTTCGGGTTCGGCACGGCGGTACTCGTGAGCCTCGGGTGCATCATGATGAAGAAGTGCCACCTGAACACCTGCCCGGTGGGGGTGGCGACCCAGGACCCGGTCCTGCGCGCGCGCTTCGGCGGTGCGCCCGAGTACGTCGTGCGCTTCTTCCGCTTCGTTTCCGAGGAGCTGCGCGAATACATGGCGGAGCTCGGGTTCCGCACGGTCGACGAGATGGTGGGCCGGGTCGACCTGCTGGAGGTCCAGCCGGCGGTCGAGCACTGGAAGGCGAAGGGGCTCGACTTTTCCGCGATGCTCCTGCCGCCCGACGACGGGCGGCACAGCCCGCGTCACTGCGTGCGTCCGCAGGAGCACGAGGTCGGAAAGGCCCTCGACCAGGAGATCATGACGCTCGCCCGGAGCGCCCTGGACCGGAAGGAGCCGGTACGGATCGAGCTGCCGATCCGGAACGTCCACCGGTCGGTGGGCGCGGCGCTCTCCGGCGAGATCACCCGCCGGTACGGGGCGGCGGGTCTGCCCGACGACACGATCCACCTCACCCTCTTCGGTTCCGCGGGTCAGAGCTTCGGGGCGTTCCTGGCCCCCGGCGTCACGATGCACGTGCACGGGGACGCGAACGACTACCTCGGCAAGGGGATGTCGGGGGGACGGATCGTCGTGACCCCCCCGGAGGGAGCGACCTTCCTCCCGCACAAGAACGTGATCGTCGGGAACGTGGTGCTCTACGGCGCCACGGGCGGCGAGGCGTACTTCCACGGGATCGCCGGGGAGCGGTTCGCGGTCCGCAACAGCGGCGGGAAAGCCGTCGTGGAGGGCGTCGGCGATCACGGGTGCGAGTACATGACCGGCGGGGTCGTCGTGGTGCTGGGGCCGACCGGGAACAACTTCGCCGCCGGGATGAGCGGGGGGCTCGCCTACGTCTACGACGAGACGGAGCTGTTCGACACCCGCTGCAACCTCGACATGGTCGACGTGGAGAGCGTCTGGCAGGAGGAGGACATAAAGCGCCTCCGCGCCTTGATCGAGAGCCACTTCCGCCACACGGGGAGCCAGCGGGCCGCGCAGATCCTCGAGAACTGGGAATCCCGCCTCCCCCTGTTCGTCAAGATCATGCCGATCGAGTACCGGAAGTCGCTGGATCGGGTGCGCATGGAGGAGGAGATGAACACCGAGAGCGTCTCCGCCACCGAGGAGGTTTACCGTGGTTAA
- a CDS encoding glutamate synthase subunit beta: MVKPTGFMEYDREDPTHRPVTERVRDYREIDELLPEEGIFRQAARCMDCGIPFCHSYGCPVKNRIPDWNDMVYRKNWRKALDLLHATCNLPEITGRVCPAPCETACTLAINLPAVTIRHLELQIVEHGWREEWIRPEPAGYSTGKRVAVIGSGPAGLPAAQQLARNGHEVVVFEKADRIGGLLRYGIPDFKLEKWVIDRRIDQMRAEGVVFETGVNAGVDVSSAYLLRTFDAIVLAAGATAARNLPIPGRDLKGIHFAMEFLTQQNRRNAGDAIPVGEEISAEGKHVVVIGGGDTGSDCIGTSRRQGAASITQVELLPMPPEDRLPTNPWPTWPVILRTSSSQEEGCERMWSVQTKEFLGAEGGVRMLSCVKLDWSDPDPAGRRTFREIPGSAFELPADLVLLAMGFVHVEHGPLVRDLGVATDVRGNLVSDRNCMTNVPGVFAAGDAVMGASLVVSAINLGRLAAEGADHYLVGR, encoded by the coding sequence GTGGTTAAGCCGACCGGGTTCATGGAGTACGATCGGGAGGACCCGACGCACCGGCCGGTGACCGAGCGGGTCAGGGATTACCGCGAGATCGATGAGCTCCTCCCCGAAGAGGGGATCTTCCGCCAGGCGGCGCGCTGCATGGATTGCGGGATCCCGTTCTGCCACTCCTACGGCTGCCCCGTGAAGAACCGGATCCCGGACTGGAACGACATGGTCTACCGGAAGAACTGGCGGAAGGCGCTCGACCTGCTGCACGCCACCTGCAACCTTCCGGAGATCACGGGCCGGGTCTGTCCCGCCCCGTGCGAAACCGCGTGCACCCTGGCGATCAATCTCCCCGCGGTCACCATCCGCCACCTCGAGCTCCAGATCGTGGAGCACGGCTGGCGCGAGGAGTGGATCCGGCCGGAGCCGGCGGGGTATTCGACCGGCAAGCGCGTGGCCGTCATCGGGTCCGGCCCCGCGGGGCTCCCCGCCGCCCAGCAGCTCGCGCGCAACGGCCACGAGGTGGTGGTCTTCGAGAAGGCGGACCGGATCGGAGGGCTTCTCCGGTACGGGATCCCCGACTTCAAGCTCGAGAAGTGGGTCATCGACCGGCGAATCGACCAGATGCGGGCCGAGGGGGTGGTCTTCGAGACCGGCGTCAACGCGGGGGTGGACGTCTCCTCGGCGTACCTGCTCCGAACCTTCGACGCGATCGTCCTGGCCGCCGGGGCGACCGCGGCGCGCAACCTGCCCATCCCCGGGAGGGACTTGAAGGGAATCCACTTCGCGATGGAGTTCCTCACGCAGCAGAACCGGCGAAACGCCGGAGACGCGATCCCCGTGGGGGAAGAGATCTCCGCGGAGGGAAAGCACGTGGTGGTCATCGGCGGGGGGGACACGGGATCGGACTGCATCGGCACCAGCCGCCGGCAGGGGGCCGCCTCGATCACCCAGGTCGAGCTTCTCCCGATGCCTCCGGAGGACCGGCTCCCGACCAACCCGTGGCCCACATGGCCGGTCATCCTGCGAACTTCCTCTTCCCAGGAGGAAGGGTGCGAGCGGATGTGGAGCGTCCAGACGAAGGAGTTCCTCGGCGCGGAGGGAGGGGTGCGGATGCTATCGTGCGTGAAGCTCGACTGGTCCGACCCGGATCCCGCGGGGCGGCGCACCTTCCGTGAGATCCCCGGCTCCGCGTTCGAGTTGCCGGCGGACCTCGTGCTCCTGGCGATGGGGTTCGTCCACGTGGAGCACGGCCCGCTGGTCCGGGACCTGGGCGTCGCGACGGACGTGCGGGGGAACCTGGTCTCCGACCGGAACTGCATGACGAACGTTCCCGGGGTGTTCGCCGCGGGGGACGCCGTGATGGGGGCGTCACTCGTGGTGAGCGCGATCAACCTCGGCCGGCTGGCCGCGGAAGGGGCGGACCACTACCTCGTCGGACGCTGA
- a CDS encoding YceI family protein has protein sequence MRRRMVLAAAVLCLAAPGLLHAAPWEFDPDHTGVHFKVRHLMVSSVRGEFEKVSGKIVYDEADVTKSTADITIDAASVNTRVAKRDDDLRSPNFLDVAKYPKITFKSKRVETAGNRTLKMTGDLTIRGVTKEVVLTVEGPTPVVKDPWGNHRVGGQATTKIDRKDFGLVWNKTLETGGVVVGDEVEITIDVEIYRKPA, from the coding sequence ATGCGTCGACGGATGGTTCTTGCGGCGGCGGTGTTGTGCCTTGCGGCGCCAGGGCTTCTTCATGCGGCCCCTTGGGAGTTCGACCCGGATCACACCGGGGTCCACTTCAAGGTGCGGCACCTGATGGTCTCCTCGGTGCGGGGGGAATTCGAAAAAGTCTCCGGAAAGATCGTGTACGACGAGGCGGACGTGACGAAATCGACGGCCGACATCACCATCGACGCGGCCTCGGTCAACACCCGCGTGGCGAAGCGGGACGACGACCTGCGCAGCCCCAATTTCCTCGACGTGGCGAAGTACCCCAAGATCACCTTCAAGTCGAAGCGGGTCGAAACGGCGGGGAACAGGACGCTGAAGATGACGGGGGACCTGACGATCCGGGGCGTGACGAAAGAGGTGGTCCTGACCGTTGAGGGGCCTACCCCCGTGGTCAAGGACCCGTGGGGCAACCACCGCGTTGGCGGACAGGCGACCACGAAGATCGACCGGAAGGATTTCGGGCTGGTCTGGAACAAGACTCTGGAGACCGGCGGCGTGGTGGTGGGAGACGAGGTGGAGATCACCATCGACGTGGAGATCTACAGGAAACCGGCGTAG
- a CDS encoding transporter has protein sequence MRKGFVALLLAALALGVTGTPSFAFNQPPLNLGLTDILDGGPPGPGTYFTEYIQAYQSDEFKDNDGNSIPGDPKVATVLSMNQFVHVYNHKILGGHLGADVLLPVVAISGSGTLGPPIAGTPPAGPLNAFTTNPAVLGDLIVGPFLQWFDTKLLGRPFIQRFELDFVLPTGQYDKNYIANPGSNLWTIEPHYAFTWFLTPQFSTSWRLMYDYSTENDDTNVKPGQVFHLNYSVEYEFFKNFRGAVAGYYLKQITDDEINGQTLSNSKEQVFAIGPAVFWAASQNFFIGLKSQWESSVENRPEGNRTTFRMTYKF, from the coding sequence ATGCGTAAAGGATTCGTCGCACTGCTTCTGGCCGCACTGGCGCTCGGTGTCACCGGCACCCCGTCGTTCGCGTTCAACCAGCCGCCGCTGAACCTCGGCTTGACAGACATCCTCGACGGCGGCCCGCCCGGCCCCGGGACCTACTTCACCGAATACATCCAGGCGTACCAGTCGGACGAATTCAAGGACAATGACGGAAACAGCATCCCCGGGGACCCGAAGGTCGCCACCGTGCTTTCGATGAACCAGTTCGTCCACGTCTACAACCACAAGATCCTGGGGGGACACCTCGGTGCGGACGTCCTCCTTCCGGTGGTGGCGATCAGCGGCTCGGGGACTTTGGGACCGCCGATCGCGGGCACCCCGCCCGCCGGTCCGCTGAACGCCTTCACCACCAACCCCGCCGTGCTGGGAGACCTGATCGTCGGCCCCTTCCTCCAGTGGTTCGACACGAAGCTCCTCGGCCGCCCGTTCATCCAGCGCTTCGAGCTCGACTTCGTCCTGCCGACCGGTCAGTACGACAAGAACTACATCGCCAACCCCGGGTCCAACCTCTGGACGATCGAGCCGCACTACGCCTTCACCTGGTTCCTCACGCCGCAGTTCTCCACCTCCTGGCGCCTCATGTACGACTACAGCACGGAGAACGACGACACCAATGTGAAGCCGGGGCAGGTGTTCCACCTGAACTACTCCGTGGAGTACGAGTTCTTCAAGAACTTCCGGGGGGCGGTGGCGGGGTACTACCTGAAGCAGATCACCGACGACGAGATTAACGGGCAGACCCTCAGCAACAGCAAGGAGCAGGTCTTCGCCATCGGGCCCGCGGTCTTCTGGGCCGCGTCCCAGAACTTCTTCATCGGCCTGAAGTCCCAGTGGGAATCCTCCGTGGAAAACCGTCCCGAGGGGAACCGGACCACGTTCCGGATGACGTACAAGTTCTGA
- a CDS encoding Smr/MutS family protein: protein MADGEIDLHGLTVAEALSRLVVHYNARLRAGDTGPIRVIHGYGSSGRGGDLRAALRELLSRHAGRLEFVPGETYFNNPGVTVVYPKHPLPAPSPNPRAGRR from the coding sequence ATGGCGGACGGGGAGATCGACCTGCACGGGCTGACCGTGGCGGAGGCGCTCTCCCGCCTCGTCGTCCATTACAACGCGCGGCTGCGGGCGGGGGACACCGGCCCGATCCGCGTGATCCACGGCTACGGCTCCTCGGGACGCGGCGGAGACCTGCGGGCGGCGCTCCGCGAACTTCTCTCCCGCCACGCCGGCCGCCTCGAATTCGTCCCCGGAGAAACGTACTTCAACAACCCCGGCGTAACGGTCGTCTACCCGAAGCACCCGCTCCCGGCACCCTCCCCGAACCCCCGGGCGGGACGCCGCTAG
- a CDS encoding flavodoxin family protein, with product MRVVGFNGSARKGGNTTSLLRHAFAELENEGIGTELVELAGKRIHGCTACFKCFADKDRQCAVKGDAANDCIAKIDGADGILLGSPTYFTDVTAEMKALIDRAGMVGRANGNMYRRKAGAAVVAVRRAGAIHAFDTMNHFFLIGEMIVPGSSYWNIGVGREIGDVEKDEEGVQTMRTLGRNMAWLLKRLAGEG from the coding sequence ATGCGGGTGGTAGGGTTCAACGGAAGCGCCCGGAAGGGCGGGAACACGACCTCGCTCCTGCGGCACGCGTTCGCCGAGCTGGAGAACGAGGGGATCGGAACGGAGCTCGTGGAACTTGCCGGAAAGAGGATCCACGGGTGCACCGCATGCTTCAAATGCTTTGCGGACAAGGACCGGCAGTGCGCGGTGAAGGGCGACGCGGCGAACGACTGCATCGCGAAGATCGACGGCGCCGACGGGATCCTGCTGGGATCTCCCACCTACTTCACCGACGTCACCGCGGAGATGAAGGCGCTGATCGACCGGGCGGGGATGGTCGGGCGGGCCAACGGAAACATGTACCGGCGGAAGGCAGGGGCGGCCGTGGTGGCGGTGCGCCGCGCCGGCGCGATCCACGCCTTCGACACGATGAACCACTTCTTCCTCATCGGGGAGATGATCGTCCCCGGGTCGAGCTACTGGAACATCGGGGTCGGCCGGGAGATCGGCGACGTGGAGAAGGACGAGGAGGGCGTGCAGACGATGCGCACCCTCGGACGGAACATGGCGTGGCTGCTGAAACGGCTGGCCGGAGAGGGGTGA